CCCGTCATGCTGGCCCAGGTGGGATGTCGGGTGGCGTCCctagagggggggggggtactgtcacacctgcttccactccccctccctggcgcttgagggcgccaggctgcccatcattacgtACACCTGTTACCATCATTAAACGCATCAGCGCTCAtaggactcacctggactccttccCGTTGATTGCCccttctatatctgtctgttccccaGTTTGATCCCCATGTCTGCATTGATGTTGTTtcgtttcccctgtccagacgctgtccgtgttttgaaccatgttttttatttattaaataaccaccctgtacttgcttcccgtctcccagcgtctgtccaACCAAGATCGTTAcaccaacctcataactagccaCCAAGAAGCCATTTAAAGCTGTCAATCAATTtaaagtagctagcttgtctaactatcttagctggcatgcctgctggcaaggctggtagactttagaaaaacaagcaataactaaatatactgaataagactcacattcatttcaatcttttacccagattttaacAGAAATGCaaagaagcatatttagtttctttaaaaaaaagaaccagcaggatacagacagctcaagaaggtatgcttagatatgcagaaagatagatgtatattttttttacataacagtagaattaagcataatcattatggctctagattgctgGTAAAATCTGTTTCAGGTGTTTAAAAAATCCCAAATTGGACCAcccccagccatcctcacatACTTTGTGCCACCTCAGATATTTGGGGTTCATGACGTTCCTGGGCAGAACTGTTCTGTCTGTAATGTTCCATGGCTCTGGAACGTAATGAAACAACAGTGGCCAGAGGCTCGTTACTGCCTGTCAGTCTCTGAGGAACCACCGTTCACTAACTTCACAGCGACAAATTACATGACAAAGAGCTCCCACTGTTTAAATGGATGAAAGGTAGCTCAATCTGTCTGTCCCTCCGATGTAATGCAGAAAATATACAAACACTCTCAGGTTCTTGGATTTCCAGAGGAGAGGGCTAGTATGCACAACAatcgatctctctctcttcttcttctccctctcactctttctGTCCCTCCTTCTCtgcaacacatgcacacacgaaaGCAGTTTCATGTGACTGGCAGAAGCTAGAATCTTTCATGGAACTGTATTTGTGTGTCATTATGCAATTCAGGTTTTACAAGGAGTTTGAAacattttcactttcagttttttATGGGGGCTGGATAACATATTCCATTATACGTATAGGCTCTGCTATGTCAAAGCTATGCTATATCATGCTGGCACCTCTACAATACTTCAACTCAAGAGATCAGGGTTGGGGAAAGTACCATAAGGTACCGTTTATCATCAAAGAGGATTTTTCAATTCTTGAAATGGAATTTCAATTCACTTCCTTAATTGAGATTAAATGTATATGGTTGAGATGATCATCACGTTATGCATGTGACATCTGAGATATCTCTTGTTGAAACTGAAAAAATTGTGGTACAGCAGGCTGCTCCAAAGCAAGAGAGCTATGATAACAACACTTTTGTCATCTGTATTTAAATGAGTCACTAACCAGGAGTGACAGGACCTCCATACCCCTGCTGGGAGGGATTCTAGCCCCCCACCCCTGTCTTCCATAAAGCTGGGCAGTACCTTATAATAGAATAATACCATTACAAATTTGTTTGAAAAACAAGTTATTTCCTTCTTGGGTGGTTTTCATgaaaaatccatttaaaaatCCTTCCTGGTTGACAAAGACCGGAGAAATCTAGCAGCTAGAATCTCATCACAATATCCTCCTTGGCCAGATGACATTTTGTCCTTAATAATTCCATCACTTAAATTAACTTGAAAATCGTCTCATGTCCTAGCTGTATCCTACTTGTTTTAATGGCTCTAACATGCTCTCATATTACAGCTTGTGGAGATGATCTAAAACATGTTTTCCAGCATTCTAATATGAGTTGAAGAAAATGTCAATAAAAGTTGTAAGGTGAAACATCGGAAACCAAACTTCTTAAGAGAGGTGAATTTATTGAAAGTCCTTTGAAATCAACCCAAGGGATTGGGTGTGGGTATATAACATTCAGACGGGGACACACACTCAATTCAAGTTTTACAAGATCAAGGCAGAAAATGACTTTGTTTGCAAAGGCATAATGGAGATTATGAGCCCAGGCTCTCATATCTGAAACTGTGCTGAGTGGAGGCTACAACTGCCTTGAATACATCTCAGACATTACACTGGAGCGGAGACTGGTTGATTTCTCACTGTCGCCCCTGAGGACACTGTTGATCCAAGGCATGTAGGCAGAGAGCTTCATGTAGACAGCGTATTTCCTTACGGCACAGGCCTTATCGAAGGACAGGATCCCTGCAGCATACACTCTGCCATCTTTGGGGTCCTGGACTGCCAGTGCACCGCCTGCATCCCCAAAGCACACATTCTCCTGGTACTTGCTGGCTCCAGTACAGAACATGTTGTCGTCTACGGTTGGAGTGCTGCTCAGCACCTGGCCACCGGGGTTGTACTCTGCCTTACAGGAGCCGTGCGATGCCACAGGCAACACCAGGTGTTTCAGTGACTCAGCAGGCGTGAAGTGgaccccccagccccagcctgtgATAATGCCTTTCTCTTGGGCTGCCTCAGCCAGGTCCTCACCCCTCTCAGGCAGAGGGATGGGCATCACAGCCTCGCTCAGGTTGAATGGCTCCTTCAGCTGAATCAGAGCCAGGTCGTTGTCCCAGTCTGAAACATTCTGGAAGCCTGGGTGCAGAACCACCTAGAAGGGGAAAATGAATAATTCATAGGACCTCTTTTTGATGATCTACTGTATTTGTGCTCTAACTACCTGTAAGACTGAAAATGATGTTGTAGGTGAGAGGGCCCAGTGCAGTTCGGCTTGCTGAATTGTCTGAATATTCTTTGAGCGAGATGGTAATGGGCATACTAGCTCACCTTTTCTACTGCAACTTCTTTGGAGGCATCGGCTTGGGAGTGTCGTGTGATGCCTAGGTACACCTTGGGGATGGTTGGTTCTTTCCCCTGGGTGTCCTGCCGACTCTTCCTGACAAACAGGTTCCTGCCAGCGGTCAGGACCCAGCGGTCAGAGATTAGAGCTCCCCCAGCGAAGCCCCCGTTCATGACGTTGTCACTCAGGTAGACCATGGCCTGCCAGGGGATGTGAGGGGCCAGTATGCCCCCAACCATACGCCTGGAGCGCAGGCCTGGGCAAGAAACACAACAACATGGAGTTTGAGATTATTTCTATACAATCTATACAATCTCTATATGGTTAAAACACCCCCAACTCCCTCGCACCACCTAGCACATACTGCTGTGCAAATCAAACACAGCTGTAAAAGACATTTAGCTTTGACCTGACAAAATCTGAGTAAATTCATTCATCAGCTACAATTATCTCCAAAAAAGAAGTGTGTTCATGACTTGAGCCAGACAAGGTTAGCTTTCACAGAATTACCTGGTCACAATACGCAGAAATCTGATGAGGATGGAATTAGTGTCGTTTCTCTTCTCAAACATTTTCCTTGAAACGCTTGATGAGAGGTGGATTTTTCGTGGAAATTTACTTTAAAAGGCTTTCATGTTCTGCAGATTTTCCTAATGACATATTTTACCATTCAGCTTGGAGGAAGCTGAGACTAAGgatctctcctccctttcttccCTGCTTGCCTTCTCTTTGATCTTTGTCATCTCATGTGTGTCGCTGCTGAATCGATTTTTAAGATAATCAGGATAATAGCTGTGAGCTGTGAGACTTAACAAGGTTCTCACTTGAAAGTGATGGTGACATCCTAATTTTGGCCACAGCTACTGTATTCCCTTCCTCTTACAGAAGCCAACAGGCTGAATAGGAACAGCTTGTATCTGCTCAGCTCAGAGTAGCCTGAGGGGAGCCATAGTGAAGATTGGCTTCAGAACATCGATTATAGCCTTACACGAACCAGTCACAATGGGCCAGCAAAAATAATATGTTTTGGAAATAGAAGAATTGCACGTGTGAAAACACGTGTGCAATGTGTATGTCCAATATTTTTGGAGGATATTCTGCATCAATGGTGTAACCAATACCCACCTTAACATAGACATGGGATAAGAAAGGCTGTCCATGCTCCTTGATCTTTAAAATGTACATGTTTTTGTTAGAAAGCGTTTCCGCCCTCTCACTTTGTTGACATTTTAATCTAAATCAGAAGGAGTAAGCCTGTATTGGCATAAAGCAGGGAGTTGGCTATGTGTCAGTTAGataggtagtcacctggattgTCTGACATCTCCAGTGCTTCTGGtgttttgattttgattttgattttgattttgacCTTATCCTGTGCCAaacagacacaggaggcagagaggagcacTGCTAGGGATAACCTGGGGACAGAAGGAACACATgagtacagtacacacacacacagagctaacTGACAGAGAGAGCCCAAACACTCACTAGTACCACAACTAACTGTTGCTTTATTTAGGGCCTCTCTGGGTTTGCATGTTTACCTATATTTAGAAAAAGTTTCTAGCTAGAGCAGTTTGAAAGATTTTTAAAAGATTTAAGTAGCTGCATTTCCCTGCCATTTCCCTGCCATTTTACAAAGATCCATTGTCCAAAGACATTTCAGAGATTCATTTGGATTGGTATTGCAATGACAACAATTTCCAGGCAACTAGGGTTTTGTTGAGGAAAGAATATGAAAAGTATAACATACCACATTTTGATGGAAATATCTGTATATCAGTTTGTATGttgagctgtgtctctgtaaagATGATGTACTCTGTGAGAAGTTGTGGGACCAAGGCCTTATGTATGCTGAGGAGAGAACTCACCCCCTGTCTGCCCACCCCTAGGAATTTTGCTGGACACAGCTTCAGTTCTGATTCCCGAAAATCAGAGAGATTGCGATATCTCTGTTCATGCCAACCCATTATTGGGATCATGTCCAAACCCTGGCCCCATCTGGAGCTCAGCCACAGCCAACTAGTTTTAGAGAAGACCATCTGAGGGATAAATaatttcatagggtctgaattatgaaatcagaacagaacaggacacaGCACATCTATAATTTGTGTGTCAGCTTGGCTTATTGCAAGTAAATGAGGTGCATATAAATGCTACATCAGAGtgtgttatttaaaaaaatgtggtACCATCACTACCCCCAAACGTTTGCTTGATTATGATATTTGGAAAAACCAATAAAAAATTGTTGTTGTTGACTCACATTTGCTGTTTATGACTcactttggtaacactttacttgacacccagcttCACAACACGTTATGatacggtcataaccatgtcataatatgtcataacagctgacataacttgtcataacctgttataatatggtcataacactgtcatgacacatatgtttagacctgttgtgacatatattgcgttattttatggctggttatgacacctacaaaagactgtcaaaacccacaaaacctaccacgcaaggcaaaacattccattacaccatagcctacgtgtcatcagtatgtttatgttatagaATTTCTTTTTAAAAAGTACCATATTAAATTGTTAAttaattgcgcacacattgatgtcaaacatgcacctaccccaattctctgttgctgatgactgggatgaatgcaggagcagatttcaggagcaggacaagacacccacTTTTTGACTAATGACTGATATAAGGGCTTGTACGTGATAGGCcaatctggcttatatgattatgatggttataatgcttcttgacggtgtcagaaagtgtattttctacaagttacttaaaatgtacatttacattttagtcatttagcagacgctcttatccagagcgacttacagttagtgagtgcatacattttcatactggccccccgtgggaatcgaacccacaaccctggcgttgcaagcgccatactctactgagctacacggggcccatcaTAAAATATGATGGAAAAACACAACTATAAAGAATTCAGTACAAGAACAAAgtatttaagaaacaaactttcaaacttTGCATTTGTTGTAAAGGATCCAAGCTTTTAAAATACCAGCTTTGCGAAATCATGTGAATTCCACTTGGCTGTTGACTGAGGGAGAAAGCACAGGTAGCCTGGTTGTGTAAAGTTGAGTAAACAAGTTGTCTGTCCTTTTGCCATGCTTCTTGGCTCTCAACAACATTAGGAAAAGTCCAGCCTTGCAAATAAATAATATTCTGATGTTGGGGAAAGAAATTGTAGGATTAAGTGACTTTCTTCTACTGGGAAATCTGGTCATTATCTGAAAAGTACTATGTTTATTTAATGAATCATTCTGTAAAGTTCACCTGTCCAGGGACGGCTGAGGGGGCATGTTTGTTTGgtggaccagagaccagagattGGTGGTAttattaaccttttactgcagtgggctaaatcaggatcacatagtgtttcttggtagtcttaaacaaatctactttgaaacaaaagtatacaccttacacacatggttatgggcttaaaaaaaagaagacacctgtacagtgtcagatatagagttgaaatgtattccattttaagtttgcatcccaatattacccTTTATATACATcatagaagactgaaatataacaaaacttttagacatagaaacaccggattttctgcgttaatttttaaataaatgtttattaattattaaattatgaaaaatattaataacactCCATCCATGAGGCCACTAGTTCATTTGACTGCAGGACAGTGCTACTACCACATCCCAGTTGAAAGCACCTTCTGACATCAGTGTGCGATCTCATTCTTATGGCCACTCGTAGGAGTGGAGTAGTTTGTTCATAACCATCCTCCTTTTTGTCAGTGCAAAATTTGTTTGCAGATTGTCTCTCAGATGGTCTCATTGGTCTCATTCATTCATGCCTCTGAAACAGGTGGGCTGGCATAATGCAATGACTGATTCaaggacagagggatggatgccctgcctgcctgcctgcctgcctgcctgcttgtttGCCTGGCACTATAATGCTGTTGATGCCTCTGAACTGTCATGCTCTTAGTGCCTGATGTTACATAATAATCTATGTCACACTCTCACAAACACTGACTGTCCGTTGGCCTTGTGATCCCAGACTAGAAcctgtgtgttgtgtggtgtagCACACTACAGGACAGGACATGATGTACAGGTACGTGTACAGATAAAAACAGCCAACAGCCATCTCATTTAGcgttttcgtgtgtgtgtgtgtgtgtgtgtgtgtgtgtgtgtgtcaaatcaaatgttattcgtaacatgcgccaaatacaacagtgaaatgcttacttataagctCTTTCCCAAAGATGTAGAGTTTtagataaaaatataaaaaacacatgagaaataaAACGCACAAGAATTAAGCTATATACAAGGACTACCAATACCatatcaatgtgcagggatatgTGGTAATTGAGGtacatatgtacatgtaggcaggggcaaagtgactaggcatcaggatataataataaaagtagcagcagcgtatatgctgggtgtatgtgtgtgtgtgtgtgtgtggatagagacctgtgagtgtgtatatagccaGTGCaggtagagtcagtgcagatagtccatacagatagtccgggtagccattgaTTAGCTATTCAGCAGTCTAATTGCTTTCAagatagaagctgtctcggagcctgttggtctgagacccgttgctccggtaccgcttgcttgacggtagcacagagaacagtccatggcttgggtggctgaagtctttggcaattttctgggccttccttagacaccgcctggtataaaggtcctgtaTGGCATGGAGTTCGGCCCCAGCGATGTACTGGGCCATCCGCACCatcctctgtagagccttgtggtcgagggcggtgcagttgccataccagacagtgatgcagccagtcaagatgctctcaatgttgcagctgtagaacttcttgaggatctgagggccaaatctgtgtgtgtgtgtgtgtgtttgtgtgtgtgtgtgtgtgtgtgtcttttttgttattgtttttgttttgttgttgaaactgaggagaggagaggagcttccGGCAGCATCATAAAAAAAATGGCAGTACATATTGTGCTCTTCTATCGCTCatgcaatgatgtcagaggggaaaaaaacagtgtttgttgtttgcagtaacttctttgttgttgtaatatcccaaacggATGTgtcagtttcaccattaaggattccagctgtAGGCCTTTCCTCCAGTCAAAAGGAGGATGGTTATGAACAAATTACTCCACTCTTGCGAGTGgagtacttttgtttcaaagtagatttgtttgactaccaagaaacactgtgtgacacTGATTTAGTCCACTGCAGTAAAAGCTTTTTAAAGCAGGAGAAAGAGATGAGTTAGTGGACTGTTACCAGCCTTTACTCTTCAGCTGTTCTCTGTATGGTTGCTCTTTCACGTTGCTGCACTATGCATTCGGCATCCTCTCTACTCTCGCTGCAGCACAAATCAGGATAGCTATGTCTGTCTATACAAAGGTCTTAGTCACAAATGTTTCAAGCTATTCATGTTGATTCAATCACTGCTATTCAATAGGGAATCAACAAAGGTTTACACCACACACTGATTCCTTAGATCAACAAGTTATATCACATAGCCTTGAATGACAACTACAGGAATTTTGTAACTCTGAACGTCATTCATTTCTTAGATATTTTATTTAAACAAATATTTCAAATCCATTGCTCTGAGTCATAAGAGTTCATTGTATTTCAGTTGAATTAATTGGATTCACAAGTGATGCTCCCATTGAGGAGCCTCTCTATCTGCGTAAATTGTTCAGTGTATTTTTCCAGACACTTAATGCATTTTTTTCCTCTTCTGAATAGCAGGAGTCAGGCAAGTGGGCCATGGACTTTCTTTGTTTGGCACCGTCTGTTACCCCAACCTAAAAGCAAGTTGAAACTTTTCTTTAAGTCTTTTAGTTTGAATGACTCCTACAATCATGTCAACAGTTTAATTTATAGATTTGTTTCTTCAGAATGCAATAATTTATTATGTTCACGCATTTGACCTTCACTGTCCTCAAACCTTTGTCAGACCACATATAAACAGACACCAAGTCATCTGTTGTTACAAATGTTTGTTAcaaatattaaatattaaatcaGTGACTTTCTATGTATTTTTGTGTTAGTTTCAAAGCAGAGCACAACTTGTGTGAGCAGACCAAGATGCTCAGGCATAAGTCTGGAGGACTGGCTGCTGGCTGCTTGTCAACAACATTTCAATAAATCTATTTATGTGATTAACATTGCAGACTTCCAGCACACAGAGAAACATCACAGGCAGGGTTATAGTGTTCTCTGTCTGTTTTTTCAAGTATGTACACCTTTCGCCTGTCAATCTCAGTTTGCATAGCAGTTTTTGTGTGAATCAATTTTCTGACTTTTAAATCAATGATTTAAACCCAATGATtcatgaagaatataacttatgaaTGCCTCATGACCTTAGTttaactgttgtaccccatcagaacgcAAAATAgtagcttgttttactccattctttgtaaacaatgtaaatgtaaacaaacactgtatagcctcaaaacatagttaaaactataattctgataccatggatggtcagtccttgcatccatagctctgtctataatTTTGAAAGTGGTTACGTTTCTCCagccccctccctcatccctttaCTAAAACGTTGTTATTGTtcgaactgcagattgcccttgCTTCTAAGACAGGATGGAAGAATTGACAATTGAAAAGAGGAGAATCTACAGAGTAAAGCACTCaaagcaaaaatataaataacacCACTCTCAGTACAGATGCTAAATCTGTAGTCTATGACTCTACCTGACAGCCATGTGGTTGAAAATACAGTAAATTCTCACCAGGGTGCTGTACCTTTAAAGAGATGGGGtgggctgtgctgtgctgtggggGACCATATGGTGAGAGGACACCAAGGGACTTTGCAGATCATATGAGGTATGGGGTCATTGAGTGGGAGGGGGTGGAGAAATGGGTGGGTGGGGTGCTGTGACCGACCGAGAAAATGGGAAGAAGGCATGGGAAGGCAATGGGATCAGTGCTTCCTGGGTCTGACATTGTGATGTCAGCGTAGTAGTCTACCAATCAGCTGCATGCCCCAGTTGTCTGTCATTGTGGGTCATatgaccatagaattaggaatttgaATACTAgaatagtaatttaataggatatatatacatattattCAGCTGGAGTGGACTGACAAActcattagctagctacattccCTCATGCAAAACAAAAGTCCTTTCTGAAAATGTGTCAAATTAACCGCATGGGTGAACTTACTTTCACTCAGAGCATCATTTAGTTACATGGAGAGTTTTTCTCCTGGCATTTCTATTTTGCATCAGTCTATGTCACCACATGCTGATTAGCTTTTAAAAGAGGATAATGAACATAGAACTGCCTTTTCTCTGCGGTATTGTTTTTCTATTTAGTCTGTGTAATCCAAGGACAAGTTGACTGAGAGTGATCTTGGAgggaaaatataaatataaatagcaACTACCAATCAGTGTCAGGCCAATTGACTGCACAGATACAGGTGGAGACTGTTGTATTATTCATTGCATGAGCTTTAACTGAAGCCACAATAGACAGTGAAGTCATATGTTTGTCCTACTCCATTAACAGTCAGCACGCCATTTTAATATAGCCTTATGGGTTTGTAGGTATGTGGACTCCATACCACACAAATGCATCATAAGACAAGACAAACATGGACATGCTAGGGGGAATGTTTTGACGTTGCCAGATTATCCATATCGGAAAGAAGAATTACCTTGTTATATTGCTATGAGATTGAGTGTGTGCATTTATATGAAGCTCATTTATATGTTGCTAACAATTATGTAGCAAGTCATTAATAGTTCAGCACCCCAATATTACATCTAGTGAGAAGTGTTTGCCTGACTCTGTGGATCTACCGTTGACTGCAAGCTGTTGTTATGTTATTGTGATATGTTATGATTGGGTGAAGCAGCCATGAATAGTGGAGGGGGGAGTTCACTGGGGTGGTGCCTCCCTGAGGGCTGCAGCAGGGCCGTGGCAGGATGTGACCCGTGCCAGGGGCCCTAAGCGATGTGCGGCTACCGCATCTACAGGAGCTGGGCTGACGGTCGccctcattccacagagggttttcgctccaccttgtacttgattgatgaattaaggtcaataattagtaaggaactcccctcacctggttgtctaggtctttattgaaaggaaaaaccaaaaacccataGACACTTGTGCATCGAATTTGGGTTAGACGTTGTTGACTGTGGAGTGACAGGAAAAGGACTGattgagggagaaaagagagcgaGGGATGGAGCGATATGAAGAGGGGTGAAGCTAAAATATCCACTCCCAGTAAATGGAGAGCGAGGATTGGAAGTGTTCAGCGATTAACTGAAATTTCGTTTTTTCCCCCGGTTactaaacaactaattgaccgaggtcagttcaattacttgaattccatttagttcgtttttttgttatcccaatgcgccgtttctctagagagaaatcaaattATTCACGAGAGAAATCaagtcaagaactatgtgggacacttggtcttttaacaaatagggctctctgtataccacccctaccttttcacaacaactgattggctcaaacgcattaaggaaagaaattccacaaatgaacttttaacaaagcacacttgttaattgaaatgcattccaggtgactacctcattgaGCTGGTTGAGATAACGCAAgactgtcaaggcaaagggtgcctactttgaagaatctcaaatatagttTGATTAACAcctttttggatactacatgttttgtcttcactattattccacaatgtagaaaataaaaacCAGTTACTGTATGTGACCAGCAGacacatatctgtattcccagtcatgaaatccatagattagggcctaatgaatttcctcatatgaactgtaactcggtaaaatctttgaaattgctgcATTAATATTTAGTTCAGTATAATTGAAGTGTCCTGAATGTCTTTTGCTATTTTACGTCTACCACTGAGTCCAGGTTGCTTCTTTGCTTTAattttgtcagacagctctgcatcatacttaggcaggccagcctagctaaataggatgaccaaAGACAGTACGGGGAGCACAGAAATAACGTTGTCTGGCTGCTAGATGAgatgactttaaggaatgaaaaataaaGTCAAATAAACTACTTTATATacatacacaactgaaatattttattatttcctATTGATGTTGACCCTGatttcaatgttttggcaatttaATATTCTTTGGAATTTCCCCTAAAATAATTTGTTGAAACAAAgatgcagggagtcaggaagcaggtgcagatgaGTTTAATAACGAACATGGAGAATTACTAAACAAGCGCAGCATCTGGACATGAAAAcagaaccaatactgcctgatgacggaggttgtgagggctatatggagggagagtaatcagggtggtGATGAAGTCCAGTTGTGCTTAACGATGGGGGGCAGGTGTGCacaatgtgggttgccaggaccggtggttagtagacccgTGACGTTGAGCGCTGGAGGGAGCAGGAGTAAACAAAAAGAAAACGCAGGATTTGGAGAATCTGTCAACAACCAGAATAGTGGTAAAACCCATCAGAAAGGGGGAGATCAGTTACAAAGTTAATGGGCCGAACATGAGTTAACATAGTGGGCAACGTCCTgcaccaaggtgggccaccagtatttatcgGAGAGCGATTGGATGGTGCGGGTGCTCCCTGGGTGTCCATCGGCAAGGGATGTGTGTGCCCAGGTCAACAGCCGATCTCTCACCCCGTGGGGACGTAGATGCGCGCTGGAGGGCAGGAgcgggttccctctccagagcctggcggCTGTCCACATCCCAAAACATGGGGCCAATGATACAGGAGGACTGCTTGATGGGCTGGAGGACACGCACAGGACCCTCCACTGATGTGGAACCACAGTGTGTGGGaaagcaggtcctccggcatCCTGGTCCCCAGGCGGTGATACGCATCTTTGACCAggagatggtggggttatggaGTTGGAGCCAGGGGAGGCAGAGGATGACTGTGTACGGGTGTGGTGATGATGACGAAGGGAAGGCTTTCCTGGTGCTTGGGTcccacggtgagggtgagtggtgctgGGACATGAGTAATTGTGCCAGATCCCAATGGTTGCATATCCAGGGCTTGGAcagggaaaggagagaagagCGGGTATGGAGTTGA
The genomic region above belongs to Coregonus clupeaformis isolate EN_2021a unplaced genomic scaffold, ASM2061545v1 scaf0892, whole genome shotgun sequence and contains:
- the LOC121559305 gene encoding haptoglobin-like, which translates into the protein MWLSLAVLLSASCVCLAQDKVKIKIKIKIKTPEALEMSDNPGLRSRRMVGGILAPHIPWQAMVYLSDNVMNGGFAGGALISDRWVLTAGRNLFVRKSRQDTQGKEPTIPKVYLGITRHSQADASKEVAVEKVVLHPGFQNVSDWDNDLALIQLKEPFNLSEAVMPIPLPERGEDLAEAAQEKGIITGWGWGVHFTPAESLKHLVLPVASHGSCKAEYNPGGQVLSSTPTVDDNMFCTGASKYQENVCFGDAGGALAVQDPKDGRVYAAGILSFDKACAVRKYAVYMKLSAYMPWINSVLRGDSEKSTSLRSSVMSEMYSRQL